In Lolium perenne isolate Kyuss_39 chromosome 5, Kyuss_2.0, whole genome shotgun sequence, the sequence ttcgtccaattccgagaatatttccttactaggatttctgaaaccaaaaacagcagaaaacaggaactggcacttcggcatcttgtcaataggttagttccggaaaaagcataataatgacataaagtgtgtctaaaacatgtgtgtatcatcataaaagtagcatggaacataagaaattatagatacgttggagacgtatcaggcgcggagacgaggcgaggtttgtttactgcatttccttccacaataggaagtacgtatgcgttgaggaggtgctagtctcacacaagagactagacggccacaccacgaaggaaggcctcaccttcttcctcgagagagctccacgaaggtgctccccctcttccactaaggcaccggtcgaggcggtgattccttcacaaggttggggcgagctccacacacaaggatgctcccaacaccctatggagctagtacatcaccaagctagcttccatatagctgcacatctccaatgttccaccataggaactctaccaccaagatccactaaggagtaccacgaattggcgaactttcttccggtagaatgatagatcggggtctcctccaccactcctcaaagtatgggcaagattggttggatggttggagagatcccctcactttgagctcagcaacaatggaggagagagagagaagagctaaatcgggctggagaagaaggggcccttttataggtccctccaaatccaactgttatgtgctgcttttgcctaagcggtactaccgcttctgggaagcggtactaccgctctgagttcgaatccccacataacttgtccacgtggacacatagcggtactaccgcttgcggtaccgctcgaggtaccgcaacaggatccaaaccttactggactcgaagcggtaccggagcggtaccacagcggtactgccgtaacgtgttacggtacttgagcggtaccgtgggcggtactaccgcttgcaagcggtactaccgctcaaggtaccgcaaagGTACCGTAACCTGTTCTGTGGGTCAATCTGAtgtgcaatcctcagagcggtagctcggggcggtaccagtaggggtagcgatactaccgctcctggtaccggtagtaccgctatggctaaagcagttttttcctcttttcctctcctaccatgttacctcgcgacacacacacaaaaccagaaagcctaagaactacgcttcggtcttctgatcataatgtgttcggcgagggcaccgtacaccttgcaaacctatcaatgacaaactttgtgcacggttagaattgttcgagtgttgttatcaaacacacaaaacatgggaTATAGATCTTGCTATTACATTTCACTTAtattattattttttgccggaGAATGTTTCTCTTATAGTGTTTGATGAAGCTTGAAATTTACTAGGTCGAGCTCACCCGCCCGCCGCTTCACGACCACATAGTCTAAGGTCTAGACACGGCTACGTCACCCGACGCCACATGGATGCAATTGGATTTTTCTTATACCATAACTTTTACCATTATTTTCTCGGATTCGGATCGGATATTGATAGGTCTTATATTCGAATATGGATATACCGGACTATGAATTCGAATCAAAATGGATCGGACTCGGACCGAAAACAAAGATAGTTAGATATATGCTCTCATTAGTAGATAGTTATAGTTGTAGATAGTTCTAGTTCTTGCAAACCTTGAGAGATAATTAAAGTTTCATTCTTATGTAGTTAAGAAAAACAGACATAAATACCCTAAAACACAAACAATGATAGAAATTTTGAGATAAACATAATCGCCAAATAAATTTAATAATTCAACAACTACTTACCTTGCAAGAATATCCTTTAAATTTTAACTCAAAAATCAAGTTATCCGATTAAAAACCTTCAGATAATTCAACTGGGGTATGATTCACTATTTCCCTAATGCTACCAAGGTCAGGAGATCGCAGAAGGCATACTATTAGAAAAGGTTCATTTCACGTGATATTTTCTATACCATATCATATAATGTATCTGGAGCATCATTTCGAAATTGAATATCCTTATCTAGATTCTATAAAATTGGATATGGATACTTTAAAATAAATTCGACACTGATTTCGATGTATAAATTGTTCTATCCGTTTACATCCCAAGCCAAATCCCTACCAAAGCCTCCTCtccctcttagagcatctccaatcgcgtcccccaaagcgcccCCCGAATCGTGCTGGATCGAGCGTTTGGAGGACATTGTTGCTTGGTGTCACTGCCCAGTCGTCCCCCCATTTAGAGGCCCAAAAAAATAACATGCACGAAAATAAAagttttcattcaaatttgattatattttACAAATTTGAATGAAAAGAGCTATAtcatctaaaccctagcctactatccgtccggcggtgcgttcgacggcgcCGCCCCGTGGTTGCCTCCCCTCCGTTGCTGCTTGTGCGCCATGCGCCGCCTCTCCCTACGGACCGTGGCGAGAAGATGTCATCCCACcgcgtcgtcgcctcccctccgcAGCTGAGCCTGATGGAGGGAGAGTTCGATGCCACGGCAAACCCGACGATCGCATGCTGCTGTGCGCCTACTCCTCCGGGTCTAGCCCGTTGTTAGATTAGTCGaagtcgtcgtcctcgtcgttgTCGTCCTCCTCCCCCTCCACGTGCACCGCCTCCGCCAACGTTTCTGCCTCCCAGGGCCGCTTCCGCTGCCGTCGCCTCCTCTCGCAGCTGCTGCTATAGCTCCTCCTGCCACTGCCTATGATGGAGGTCCCACAGCCGCTCCTGCAGCTCCTCAATGCGTTGCCCCTCATGCAGCTCGTCTGCACGTTGCTGCTGCAGCTGCTCTGCACACTGCTGCTTACCCATCTGCTCTGCACTGCAAAGGCGCGTCTCTTCGGCCATGGTGGCGTCAAACGCCTCTATGGTGGCCACTTGCGCCGCTTCCTCCCACGCTTCGTTGTTCAGCTCCGGGTCAACGTCGTactccggtggtggtggagatggaggtgaaggtggagacggtggtggaggCAAGTGGCCACCGCCACGACGGCTCATCATTGCGTAAGTGGTGCGCAGCGACGAAGCATGTGTTGCGGTGGAGAAAGGGATGTCGGCGGCTGTAGTGGCGTCTATTGACTGGAGGAGGCCTTTTATAGGCGCCGACATAATACTCCGTACATATAGACACAACGAATAAACCGCGCCGCAACCATCACTCCAATGATATAGTAATCAGAAATCCCCGGATTTCTCCCTCCCACTCCCAgctgcacgcacgcacgcaccctCGGCATGGCCGCCCGCCAcggcctgctcctgctcctcttcgtcgccgcggcggcggtggcttACGCCGGGAAGGGGAAGGGCCACGACGGCGGGGGCACCGGCGGGCTACGGTTCAGGCGGGAGGGCGGAACGTTCAAGGTGCTGCAGGTTGCGGACATGCACTACGCGGACGGGCGGAGCACCCCGTGCGAGGACGTGCTGCCGGCGCAGGACCGCGGCTGCTCCGACCTCAACACCACCGCCTTTCTCTACCGCGTCCTCCGCGCCGAGGACCCGGACCTCGTCGTCTTCACCGGTACGGCCAACTCTTCCCTCCTCAGTCCTCGCTCTCCTCTTGACCTCTTCCTTTCCCCTGATTTGTCAGTACTCCGATTAGCTAGGGCTTCGTCGGCGCGCGGAATTTGTTCGAGTGCGTCGTCTCGGATTGGATTTGGAACTCTGAACATTATTGACCAATCACTTCTTCAGTCGCTAGCTGAATCGATTGGTCCAGGACGACGATGAACTGATCTGATTCTGATGATGACCACCGTGTCCACATGGAGCTAAATGCCTAACTAGGGTAAAGTACAAATGTAGCCGCCTTTGGTTACTATTCTTGTTTTCGTCGTGTTGTTTCACGGGCAGCCTTTGCCTTGGTGATGTTACCAATGCTGCAAATTTGGCAAACCGATCTTTCTTCACAAAAAGAACACCGATTACTACACGCATGTGCGCACACTACCTTTGCTGGCGAAAAAACAGCAGTGTGATGAAATTGTTGCATATTCTGCTATTACTAGAAAATCATGCACAGATAAGTTTGGTCTCAAGCAAAGCAAGCCGTAACAAGACTTTCCTCCAAAGACCCGCGGACAGATGATTtcatcatcatcgtcggtgtTTCTTGTGCAGGTGATAACATCTACGGCGCGGACTCGACCGACGCGGCCAAGTCGATGGACGCGGCAATTGCTCCAGCCATTGCCATGAGACTTCCCTGGGCAGCTGTGATCGGTAACCATGACCAGGAGGGCACGCTATCGCGGGAGAGCGTGATGCGACACCTTGTAGGCATGAAGAACACCCTTTCGCGCTTCAATCCACAAGGGGTAGAGATCGACGGCTACGGAAATTATAACCTGGAAGTTGGTGGAGTTGAAGGAACCTTGCTGGCCAACAAATCAGTGCTCAACCTTTATTTTCTTGACAGTGGTGACTATTCGACAGTGCCATCGATCCCTGGTTATGGTTGGATCAAGGCCTCACAGCAAGCTTGGTTCAAGAAAACCTCTGCGAGTCTCCAGGTGAATAATTTTCACCATCTCGGTGTTATTTATACTCCTTCCATTTTCTTCAGTCAAACTGAGTAGGTAGTTTGGATGCTCTTTTCTATCAGTCACAACTCACAACACATTATTATATGTTCAGTCATCTTATAACTGCACAATGTTGTCGATAATTTATTTTGAAGATGCAAGTCAAGAAAATTATGCTATTTTAAAATGGATGGTACATCTGTTCGCTCGGAGTGTAACTCTGAATACAATTAGTTTCAGAAGTGTTTTGTGGTTAAGTTAACTATAGAGAGATAAAACAAGTTGATGATGTGTACATATCATATGTTAGAAAATACAATAACAGAACTTGTAAAATGCAGAAAAATTATACGAATGAAGATCCCAAACAGAAGGATCCAGCACCTGCTCTTGCATACTTCCACATTCCATTGCCAGAGTTTGGCAGCTTCACAGCATCCAATATGACAGGAGTAAGACAGGAGGGTATCAGCTCAGCGTCAATCAACTCTGGCTTCTTTACCACCATGGTGGAAGCTGGAGATGTGAAGGCTGCCTTTATAGGGCATGATCACTTAAACGACTTCTGCGGGAAGCTCACTCGTATTCAGCTGTGCTATGCTGGTGGGTTCGGTTACCATGCGTACGGAAAGGCTGGGTGGTCAAGGAGAGCTAGGGTGGTGTCTGTGCAACTTGAGAAGGCGGAGGGCGGCGAGTGGCAAGGAGTGAAGTCTATCAAGACGTGGAAGAGGCTTGATGATCAACATCTCACCACAATTGACTCAGAGGTCCTATGGAACAGAGGCTCTAATGGTAAGTAACTTACCTGTTCATGTTCATGATGCTAATTCTGGCATACATAAACATACTCCTAAGTAACTGTATTGGCACAGTACTAGTGATTTTGATGGATATGTGTCATAAACAGACTGAATGGGATAAGTAACATGACCCACTATCTTGTACTATATATGAAACTATTATATATTCTTTTTTTTCAACAAAGGGGATATTATTATATATCCTGATTGAGCGAACGTATGTTTTCAGAACCACAACTTATGTGAGTGTTGCCAATTGACAGGGGGACGCAGGAAGAATGGTGATGGAAGCTGAGTTCGGGATGGGAATCTACCTCTACATATAAAACAACATGTGCGTTGTTGTTGGTGCGCAGCTATCTCATGAAGATTGTAACTATGTAGATGAACAAAcagatttttttttcgataaaggaaatatattaatattaataagataccaattacacccggcCTTTGTAACAACGCAATACCCTAATGATAGTAGGGATGCATCCAGCCAAAAAGTAGATAGTATGTCACTTGTTTACACAAGTTTTCAAGGTTGTAATTGTTCTCGTGAGGTCAACAGTTGATCGTGGATTTCTTATAATTGAGTACAAATGTCACTTTTTGCAAATGGACTTGAattttaaaataaaaaaatactgAGTATGCCAATTTGGCCTGTATTTTCTCATACGTTTATCAGCTGCAAGGTGTTTGTTCAACAGAAACAAGAATTCACGAATTATTTGTATCATGCTGCTTGAGTGTTCTTAAAAATGCTGACAGCAAGTAACACATACAAAGGTTTTTATTTGTATTTCTATCCAGGTTTTACAGGCATATTACACTTGCACtgggtttttttttttattttgtgtctgccCAATTTTTATCAAGACTTAAGTGAAATTCTCCCATAAAATTTTAGGAAGGACCATGGTGGTTTTGGCAAAACCTTGCACTCGCTTTTGTTTGGTTGGGCATATTTCTGGTTTTTTATTTTGTCTTATATAATAAGCCAAAGAAGCACCTAGCCTTTGGGTTTTATCTGGATATTGTTGCATGATAACATAAgccaaaataaaaaacaaatacTATTTAGGTGCTTTGTGGattataagccaaaaatcagaaaaTAAGCCTAACTAAACACCCTCTTCCCTTGTGAGGCTTCTAAGTGGCACGTTGTGTAACCCTATGTAATGACCTAGCCATTTGTGCCGGAGATCAATGGCGTCACCGCCCACCTACCTTCGCCTAGCTCTGGCCAAGCAACAATTGCGCACCACCTCCCCCGCGCCTGCCTCTGGTATAAAACGGGGTGCTCGGGGCATCAGCTCCTCCTCACATAAACCCTAGCACCGCCCGTTCGCCACCCACCAACTCCCCAAGCGCTCCATGGTTGGTTGCACGGGCCGCGATCGCGGTGGCGGTCACGGCCGCCGAGGCAGAGGCCAGGGTGCAAGATCCCTACCCATGAACGCTGGTCATCGCCGGACTGCTTCCCCGGGTTCTTCGAGTTCATCCTCCTCATCAGGAAGGACCCTTTGGGTAAAAGGATCCCGGAGAAATTCGTGCAATATCTCGTCGGCCGGGATCCGGCTAGCGTGCACTTGCGGGATGCGAGCTGCTGCTTATGCCGGTGGCCTGTCGAGGTTTTGTTCGATGGGGAAGGGCCACATGCTCTCCACACTAGCCGAGACAAGTTTTCCCGCGCCcacaacctaaccctaaccctaatccacatcctaaccctaaccctaacccacaGCCTCGAGGTCGGCTGCTTGGTGAACATCAAGTGGGAAGGCGACGTCAAGCTCAGGGTGAAGGTGTTTGACGACACTTCGTGTTGTAGGCTCTACCACAACGACATCAGCAACACCGATGAGTAGGTTTCAGgatgttctttctttgcaatgaAAATGGCAATGGCCAATTGAAGCTACTAGGTTAGGTTTATGTACGTTATTCCTCTGCAGCGATGAATAGGTCCCCtactttgggtgactgggtgttatTTCTTGCAGCGAAGAAGGCGAGGACTATCACCAGCCTTTAGTATAGGTTTCATCGATTTTTCAAATGCTACAATTATGTAAAATGAAGCCTATGTAGTAATATTTTTCTGTCTCAAAATAAAGCCTATGTAATATTTCTATCCCGATAAAAAAAATATTGTTTTAAATGTTTTTTATTGGGTCATCGGTGTGTGCAACCGCTTTCCAAATTGGAGAGCTTGTGTTGGTGCCCCCGTAGTGCGGTGCCGGTACCACTGCTGACGTCTATTTGGAACGCGCGCCAATGGAGATGCTCTCAGTAGCAAATCTAAAATGGAAAACACAAGTTAAAGAAGAGCAAAACCGAATATGCGACGGCAGGATGGAATAAGCTGCGGCGTCCTTTATTTTTCACAGTCGATCCGTCCCTCGCGCGCGCAACCAACGCATTCGACGCACGCACGGACGCACGGTATCCCAGCTGAATATTCCCCGGCATGCCGGACCATATAAAAGAAAAGTCGCCGGCCGGGATCCTCCATATCGCCGTCGATTCGCCGCCCCTGCCTTGTCGCCATTCCCGCCGCTTCACCGATCCCGCAAGTGAACTGGCACGCAGTCACACACAAGCCAAATCATCCAAGTTGGATGATCCAACTATAAACCACCACAGCCGTCACCCCGGAGGCCcggatttggatttctcgctccaCTCCAAACTCCAAAGCCCGAACCCTCATCGTCGACCATGGCCCGCCTCGGCATCCGGTGCTCTCTGTCGCcgctggtcctcctcctcctcctcttcctcgcggCGGCGCCGGTGAACGGCGATGCTGACGGCGGCCTGCGGTTCCGGCGGGAGGGCGGGACGTTCAAGGTGCTGCAGGTGGCGGACATGCACTACGGGGACGGCCCGAGCACCCCGTGCGAGGACGTCCTCCCGGCGCAGCAGCGCAGCTGCTCCGACCTCAACACCACCGCCTTCCTCTACCGCGTCCTCCGCGCCGAGGACCCTGACCTCGTCGTATTCACAGGTCCGACACCCCTTCTTCATCCCGTCCCCGCCCATCTTCTCCCTGCTCTGTTATTGACTAACTAGTGTCTAATGATTAGTCGATGTCACCAATTCTCCCAATTTCCAATTAAACTGTTTAGAAATGAAATGGCAGGCATTGGTTTCTACACTTCCCCTCAGATTGTTTCTACACTTTCAGTGCAGCTCGTTCTTCAGACCGGGTTGGGTGATTCTGGTCACGCCCAATCACTCAATCAATAAAGCCCCAGTTGAGTTCATCCATTGGTCCAAAAGATGGCAATATGGGGGGAAATTGTCTACAAAAATTAAGTGCTTCTTGCAGAATGGAGCAACTGAATCTCAAATCCACATATAATATTCATCTACTACTCTACAGACATTTTGCTTGCCGAAAGCACTTGCGAGGTCTCCCTGGTTTATAAATAAATAGAAAATCTAGACCGTAGGGATTTTTCCCTATGGTTACGTTGTAAGAAAAAAGCACTTAAGAGATCCCAAGTACCATTTCACATGTAAATTAAGAAAGTACCAAAATTATTACCTAATGCAGTGACTCATCGAGCTTACTTAGAATGGACCGCATAATTCGTAAAGAAAACCTCTATGCTCTATCTAATATAAGAAAATACAAACTTTAAAATCGAGAAGGAAACTAATTGTCAAGGTCTAGGCCCCAGGACAAAGAAGTAGGACATGCTTGTCATGCCTAGGATACTGTTCTTGTTTTCGTCGTGTTGTTTTACGGGCAACCTTGCAAATATTACCAATGCTGCAATTTTAACAAACTtatttttttttagaaacactGACATGCATATGCGCGCACACAACTGTGCTGGACAAAAACAGCATTCTGATGAACTTGTTTTTAGACTGTGCTACCATTGGAAACGTAAAATTGTTGGACAGCACATTTGCAGTCAGACATGGTGATTGTGCATTGATACATTTGCTTTAAATCGGACCAGGGCAGTAAAGTTTTATCTTCGGTGTTCCCTGGGCAGGTGATAACATTTTCGGCGCGGACTCAACCGACGCGGCCAGCTCGATGGATGCGGCGATTGCTCCAGCCATTGCCATGAAACTCCCTTGGGCTGCTATCCTCGGTAACCATGACCAGGAGGGCACGCTGTCGCGAGAAGGTGTGATGCGCCACCTTGTAGGAATGAAGAACACCCTTTCATGCTTCAATCCAGAAGGAGTAGAGATCGATGGCTACGGAAATTACAATCTGGAAGTTAGTGGGGTTGAAGGAACCCTGCTGGCTAACAAATCTGTGCTCAACCTTTATTTCCTTGACAGTGGTGACTACTCTACCGTATGGTGGATCCCCGGTTATGGTTGGATCAAGGATTCACAGCAAGCTTGGTTCCGGCAAACCTCTGCAAATCTCCAGGTGAATGATTTATACCATCTTTGCTTGCGAATTTATTGTTGCTTTTCTCTTTGGGCCATCTTTCTCAATGTAGGAACGATGCTCTGGCGAAACACTCAACTGAGTTAAGCAAACTAACTGAAACTTGAAAGTAACACATGCTTGCCACATATTTGCAATCGCTGATTTTTTTGAAATCGCGAGTCCGGAAATTCATGCTAATTCAAAATAGATGATATATGAGTCTGCTGGTGCCATAGTTCGCTTCCCAGAAGTAGTGGTATCTAAGTTCTGCTTTTTTTTTGGCTTATTACAACATGTCCCATGTGGTGTTTCTAAATGCTTTGCTGACTCGGATTATATGTAGGAAAATAGAACTACCCAAATGTTAGGTGATGACACTAATTCCTGTACGATAGGCACATTTTGGTTTCTATCTATGGACATATTTTCTTATGCTAGAATAATAGAACTTCTAATAAAATGCAGAAAAAATATACCAGTGAACAGCCCACACAGAAGGAACCAGCACCGAGTCTTGCTTACTTCCACATCCCATTGCCGGAGTTCAACAGCTTTACGGCATCCAGTTTCACCGGAGTAAAGCAGGAGGGTATCAGCTCACCATGGATCAACTCCGGCTTTTTTACCACCATGGTGGAAGCTGGAGATGTGAAGGCTGCCTTTATAGGACATGATCACGTAAATGATTTCTGTGGGAAGCTCACTGGCATTCAGCTGTGCTACTCTGGTGGGTTCGGTTACCATGCGTATGGGAAGGCAGGGTGGTCAAGGAGAGCAAGGGTGGTGTCTGTGCAGCTTGAGAAGACAGAGAGCGGTGAGTGGCAAGGAGTGAAGTCTATCAAGACATGGAAGAGGCTTGATGATCAAAATCTCACCACAATTGACTCCGAGGTACTATGGAACAGAGGCTCTAATGGTAAGACACCCACCTATGCACGTTCATGGTGCTAATTCTGGCATACATAAGTAACTGCAATAGTACATGTAATAGTACAGTATGAGTGACTTGGATGGATATGCTGTAAATCAGAGTGAACAGCATAAGTAACATGATCCACTCTCTTGTAGTGTATATGAAACTATTATATATCCTGATTGAACGAACATGTGTTTTTCAGAACCGGAACTTATCAGAGAGTTGCCAATTGACAGGGAGGCGAAGGAAGAGTCATGATGGGAGCTGAGCAGGACGGGGGACCCAATGCTGCATCTGAGTGTGCTGTTCGTTCTCAGTAAATGAACAAATAGATAGTACCATAGTTGTATACACAAGTTTTTGCCTTTTGTAATATTCAGATCGGAAGAAAGCGAGTCATGTTACATGTGTACAAATGTCACATTTCCTAGATGGGATCGAATGTCAAAAGAAAATGAGAATactgatacagtgatgatcatgcAGGCTGAATAAGATTATTATTTGTGAAGTGTTCAATAGAAACAAGAGAATCCAAAAATTAGTTGTGACATGTTGCTTGAGTACTGTTCTTACAAATGTCATCATCATTCGTTCTTGTTTGCGGGAAAAAGTTATCAGCATGTTACACAATTACAGGCGTTTACTGTTCTTTCTATACAGGCTTTACAAGCATGATATGCTTACAAGACAACTACAGACAGTAGGTTAATTTTTCTTATTCACAAATGAATGCAACTATATTATGCTTTCTGAACACTGGAAGAACTTGGTATGTAAAATTAACAGTAAGTGGCGAGATGTGGAGATGGTTTTGAGCAATTAAAACTTTCAGCTTCTCTTACTGCTGATAATCAACATGAAAGACCAAATTGCCAAGCTTCACACTGGCAATATTCAGAACACTTTGAAGTGTTTTCGTTGCCGAATACACATCCCACCCCTTCAGGTTGCTGTGTCATCTAATTTGCATCCTCTTGAGTGACACAACACCGTCATCATCATCGGTAACCTTCTTTGAAGGGCAAAGTTTCCATAAGCATGGAGTTTAGTCATCCACCCTATCCTTCATGTGCAATGATCATCCGCAAGGTGTTTTAACTGTTCAATGGAAACAAGAATCCAGAAATACTCTGTGTCGTGATGCTTGAGTGTTCTTACAGATGGTGTCAGCAAGTTGCACC encodes:
- the LOC127302601 gene encoding probable inactive purple acid phosphatase 29, which produces MAARHGLLLLLFVAAAAVAYAGKGKGHDGGGTGGLRFRREGGTFKVLQVADMHYADGRSTPCEDVLPAQDRGCSDLNTTAFLYRVLRAEDPDLVVFTGDNIYGADSTDAAKSMDAAIAPAIAMRLPWAAVIGNHDQEGTLSRESVMRHLVGMKNTLSRFNPQGVEIDGYGNYNLEVGGVEGTLLANKSVLNLYFLDSGDYSTVPSIPGYGWIKASQQAWFKKTSASLQKNYTNEDPKQKDPAPALAYFHIPLPEFGSFTASNMTGVRQEGISSASINSGFFTTMVEAGDVKAAFIGHDHLNDFCGKLTRIQLCYAGGFGYHAYGKAGWSRRARVVSVQLEKAEGGEWQGVKSIKTWKRLDDQHLTTIDSEVLWNRGSNGGRRKNGDGS
- the LOC127302600 gene encoding probable inactive purple acid phosphatase 29 isoform X1, which gives rise to MARLGIRCSLSPLVLLLLLFLAAAPVNGDADGGLRFRREGGTFKVLQVADMHYGDGPSTPCEDVLPAQQRSCSDLNTTAFLYRVLRAEDPDLVVFTGDNIFGADSTDAASSMDAAIAPAIAMKLPWAAILGNHDQEGTLSREGVMRHLVGMKNTLSCFNPEGVEIDGYGNYNLEVSGVEGTLLANKSVLNLYFLDSGDYSTVWWIPGYGWIKDSQQAWFRQTSANLQKKYTSEQPTQKEPAPSLAYFHIPLPEFNSFTASSFTGVKQEGISSPWINSGFFTTMVEAGDVKAAFIGHDHVNDFCGKLTGIQLCYSGGFGYHAYGKAGWSRRARVVSVQLEKTESGEWQGVKSIKTWKRLDDQNLTTIDSEVLWNRGSNEPELIRELPIDREAKEES
- the LOC127302600 gene encoding probable inactive purple acid phosphatase 29 isoform X2; its protein translation is MARLGIRCSLSPLVLLLLLFLAAAPVNGDADGGLRFRREGGTFKVLQVADMHYGDGPSTPCEDVLPAQQRSCSDLNTTAFLYRVLRAEDPDLVVFTGDNIFGADSTDAASSMDAAIAPAIAMKLPWAAILGNHDQEGTLSREGVMRHLVGMKNTLSCFNPEGVEIDGYGNYNLEVSGVEGTLLANKSVLNLYFLDSGDYSTVWWIPGYGWIKDSQQAWFRQTSANLQKKYTSEQPTQKEPAPSLAYFHIPLPEFNSFTASSFTGVKQEGISSPWINSGFFTTMVEAGDVKAAFIGHDHVNDFCGKLTGIQLCYSGGFGYHAYGKAGWSRRARVVSVQLEKTESGEWQGVKSIKTWKRLDDQNLTTIDSEVLWNRGSNGRRRKSHDGS